AGGGCACCATCTTCCTGGGCGGTCCGCCGCTGGTGAAGGCGGCCACCGGCGAGGTGGTGACCGCCGAGGAGCTGGGCGGCGGCGACCTGCACTCCAAGACCTCCGGCGTGACCGACCACCTGGCCGAGGACGACGAGCACGCGCTCTCCATCGTCCGGACCATCGTGGCCGGCCTAGGCCCGCGCCCGTCCCGCCCGTGGCCGCTGGCCCCGGTGGAGCCGCCGGCGGTGGATCCGGCCGGGCTGTACGGCGCCGTCCCGGTGGACCCGCGCACCCCGTACGACGTGCGCGAGGTGATCGCGCGGCTGGTCGACGGCAGCCGGTTCGCCGAGTTCAAGGCCGAGTACGGCACCACGCTGGTGACCGGGTTCGCCCGGATCCACGGCCACCCGGTGGGCATCGTCGCCAACAACGGCGTGCTGTTCGCGGAGTCCGCGCTGAAGGGCGCGCACTTCATCGAGCTGTGCGACCAGCGCGGCATCCCGCTGCTGTTCCTGCAGAACATCACCGGCTTCATGGTCGGCCGCCAGTACGAGGCCGGCGGCATCGCCAAGCACGGCGCCAAGATGGTCACCGCGGTGGCCTGCACCCGGGTGCCCAAGCTGACGGTGGTGATCGGCGGCTCGTACGGCGCCGGCAACTACTCGATGTGCGGCCGGGCGTACTCGCCGCGCTTCCTGTGGATGTGGCCCGGGGCGAAGATCTCCGTGATGGGCGGCGAGCAGGCGGCCTCGGTGCTGGCCACCGTGCGGCGCGACCAGCTGGAGGCCCAGGGCGAGGACTGGTCGACCGAGGCGGAGGACGAGTTCAAGCGGCCCGTCCGCGAGCAGTACGAGCGGCAGGGCAACGCCTACTACGCCACCGCCCGGCTGTGGGACGACGGCGTGATCGACCCGAAGGACACCCGGACGGCCCTCGGCCTCGCGCTGACGGCCTGCGCCAACGCGCCGCTGGCCGAGCCGCGTCCCTACGGCGTCTTCCGGATGTGACCCCCCGGTGGGCGGGCCCGGACCCGCCCACCGGACGGCCCGTCCACGCGCCGACAGACCGGGGCCGGCCCGCCCGTACCGGACCACCCGTACCGGCGGACGGCACCGACCGGCCGCCCGTCACCGGGCCCGACCGGCCACCGTCCGGACCCGACCCCGCCGCGCTCGTCCGCTCCACCGGCGGACCGGCGCCCCGGCCCACCCTGGCCACCCGCCCGCTGCGGCCCCCTTCGTTCCAGCGGTTCCCCTCGACCCGGAGGCACACCTCCCATGTTCGACACCGTTCTCGTCGCCAACCGGGGCGAGATCGCCCTCAGGGTGATCCGCACCCTCCGGCGGCTCGGCGTGCGCTCGGTCGCCGTCCACAGCGACGCGGACGCCGACGCCCCGCACGTCCGCGCCGCCGACCTGGCCGTCCGGCTCGGGCCGGCCGACCGCAGTGACAGCTCGGCCGCCGAGACCTACCTGCGGACCGACCTGATCATCGCGGCGGCCCGCCGGACCGGCGCCCGGGCCGTGCACCCGGGCTACGGCTTCCTCGCCGAGAACCCGGCCTTCGCCCGGGCCTGCGCCGAGGCCGGGCTGGCCTTCATCGGCCCGCCGCCGGCCGCGGTCGAGCTGATGGGCGACAAGATCAACGCCAAGGAGGCCGTCCGCGCCGCCGGGGTGCCGGTGGTACCGGGCAGCCAGGGTGGCTCGCCGACCGACGAGGAGCTGACCGAGGCCGCCGAGGGGATCGGCTACCCGGTGCTGCTCAAGCCCTCCGCCGGTGGTGGCGGCAAGGGCATGCGGCTGGTGCGCGACCCGGCCGACCTGCCGACCGAGATCGCCGCCGCGCGCCGGATGGCCCGCACCGCCTTCGGTGACGACACCCTGCTGCTGGAGCGCTGGGTCGACCGCCCCCGCCACATCGAGGTGCAGGTCCTGGCCGACACCCACGGCACGACCGTGCACCTCGGCGAGCGCGAGTGCAGCCTGCAGCGCCGCCACCAGAAGCTGATCGAAGAGGCTCCCTCCGTCCTGCTGAATCCTCAGACCCGGGCGGCCATGGGCGAGGCCGCCGTCCGGGCCGCCGAGGCCTGCGGCTACACCGGTGCCGGCACCGTCGAGTTCATCGTCCCCGGCATCGACCCGGACGGGCCGGCCCCCGAGGGCGTCCTGGACTTCTTCTTCATGGAGATGAACACCCGCCTCCAGGTCGAGCACCCGGTCACCGAGATGGCCATCGCCGTGGCCGGCCCGGACGGCCCGCAGCGGCTGGACCTGGTGGAGTGGCAGGTGCGGGTGGCCGCCGGCGAGG
The window above is part of the Kitasatospora sp. HUAS MG31 genome. Proteins encoded here:
- a CDS encoding carboxyl transferase domain-containing protein, encoding MVLTTTGSAYGPAARSAAGPAFTADPVNGWFDGAAAAPAPRLETSVDPGSAAYRANDDAHRALVAELREKLGSAALGGGEKARARHTARGKLLPRDRVDTLLDPGSPFLEIAPLAADGMYGGAAPAAGVIAGIGRVAGREVVVVANDATVKGGTYYPMTVKKHLRAQEVALENRLPCVYLVDSGGAFLPMQDEVFPDRDHFGRIFYNQARLSAAGIPQIAAVLGSCTAGGAYVPAMSDQAVIVRNQGTIFLGGPPLVKAATGEVVTAEELGGGDLHSKTSGVTDHLAEDDEHALSIVRTIVAGLGPRPSRPWPLAPVEPPAVDPAGLYGAVPVDPRTPYDVREVIARLVDGSRFAEFKAEYGTTLVTGFARIHGHPVGIVANNGVLFAESALKGAHFIELCDQRGIPLLFLQNITGFMVGRQYEAGGIAKHGAKMVTAVACTRVPKLTVVIGGSYGAGNYSMCGRAYSPRFLWMWPGAKISVMGGEQAASVLATVRRDQLEAQGEDWSTEAEDEFKRPVREQYERQGNAYYATARLWDDGVIDPKDTRTALGLALTACANAPLAEPRPYGVFRM